A genomic window from Peromyscus maniculatus bairdii isolate BWxNUB_F1_BW_parent chromosome 1, HU_Pman_BW_mat_3.1, whole genome shotgun sequence includes:
- the LOC102926497 gene encoding vomeronasal type-1 receptor 4-like, producing MSMSSQSKALKTTEELALQVLLLSQVGIGTLANILLFFHNFSPKFTGSQLRPTQVIVTNLAVANAFLLLITAFPNKMMVFAPRSPPTNLKCKIEFFIRLVARSTNMCSTSVLSIHQFVTLVPGHWGRLMPRGRAPNVQSYSCYSCWLFSILSNVYIPMKVTAPQSTGNDTNKNSKWVCSTSGFTVGMAILHFAHDATFISIMVWTSVSIVLLLHRHHQRTQHIITASQNHRGHAETRAAQTVLMLVVTFVSLYLLNFICVIFHTFLIDYRLWLRHVNEVLIAGFPTVSPFLLIFRDPKDPCSVLFNC from the coding sequence ATGTCCATGTCCTCTCAGAGTAAAGCTCTAAAAACCACTGAGGAACTGGCTCTCCAGGTGCTCCTGCTTTCCCAGGTTGGAATTGGGACTCTGGCCAacattcttctgtttttccaCAATTTCTCTCCCAAATTTACTGGTTCTCAACTGAGGCCCACACAGGTCATTGTCACCAACTTGGCTGTGGCCAATGCCTTTCTTCTCCTCATCACTGCATTTCCAAACAAGATGATGGTTTTTGCTCCAAGGAGTCCTCCAACTAACCTGAAATGCAAAATTGAGTTCTTCATTCGCCTGGTGGCTCGAAGCACAAACATGTGCTCCACCTCTGTCCTGAGCATCCATCAGTTTGTCACTCTTGTTCCTGGTCATTGGGGTAGGCTGATGCCTCGAGGAAGAGCTCCTAATGTCCAGAGTTATTCCTGTTACAGTTGTTGGTTGTTCAGTATCTTAAGTAATGTCTATATTCCAATGAAAGTCACTGCTCCACAGAGCACAGGCAATGACACTAACAAAAACAGCAAGTGGGTCTGCTCCACATCTGGATTCACTGTAGGCATGGCGATCTTGCATTTTGCCCATGATGCCACATTCATCAGCATCATGGTCTGGACCAGTGTCTCCATTGTGCTTCTCCTCCATAGGCATCACCAGCGAACACAGCACATCATCACTGCCAGTCAGAACCACCGAGGCCATGCTGAGACCAGAGCAGCCCAAACTGTCCTCATGCTGGTGGTCACATTTGTTTCCCTGTACctcctaaattttatttgtgtaatcTTTCACACTTTTTTAATAGACTATCGTCTGTGGTTGAGGCATGTAAATGAAGTTTTGATTGCAGGCTTCCCTACTGTTTCTCCCTTCCTATTGATCTTTAGGGATCCTAAGGATCCCTGTTCTGTGCTCTTCAACTGCTGA